In the genome of Gadus morhua chromosome 14, gadMor3.0, whole genome shotgun sequence, one region contains:
- the LOC115558610 gene encoding CKLF-like MARVEL transmembrane domain-containing protein 3 — MGDIEAPAAGATEARPNVLLSILPTKEFALSRKGLLLIAEVLLCFLAFVCFVASTAASFVTAPLLEFLTALFLLFAYSTKLNQRFTSFHWPLMDFLRCVSASIIFFVISIISVSKYSDGASKAAGVFGFIATIVFAFDFYIIFNDLADFLRRGGQPSEGQPGHTAHPRDDSSDDDSD; from the exons ATGGGGGACATCGAGGCTCCTGCTGCCGGGGCGACCGAGGCTCGACCGAATGTCCTTCTGTCAATCCTGCCGACGAAAGAGTTTGCTCTCTCTCGTAAGGGATTGCTACTTATTGCAGAAGTG CTCCTGTGTTTCCTGGCATTTGTGTGTTTCGTGGCGTCCACGGCGGCCTCCTTTGTCACGGCTCCGCTCCTGGAGTTCCTGACAGCTCTCTTCCTGCTCTTTGCCTACTCCACCAAGCTCAACCAGCGCTTCACCAGCTTCCACTGGCCGCTCATG GACTTCCTGAGGTGTGTAAGTGCCTCAATCATCTTCTTCGTCATCTCCATCATCTCCGTGTCCAAATACTCAGACGGAGCCTCTAAAGCCGCTGGG GTGTTTGGGTTCATAGCCACTATTGTGTTTGCTTTTGATTTCTACATAATCTTCAATGACCTGGCAGACTTCTTGAGGCGGGGGGGCCAGCCCAGCGAGGGGCAGCCCGGACACACAGCCCACCCTCGAG ATGATTCCTCAGACGATGACTCGGACTGA
- the galns gene encoding N-acetylgalactosamine-6-sulfatase isoform X1, whose product MTRAAMDTFIKSFTIISFLTYGCVSATPVKASTPNIIIMLMDDMGWGDLGVFGQPSKETPNLDKMAAQGMLFPNFYTANPLCSPSRASLLTGRLPVRNGFYTTNGKARNAYTPQEMVGGISSDEILLPRLLKKKGYVSKIVGKWHLGHRPKFLPLEHGFDQWFGAPNCHFGPYNSSKRPNVPVYNNSEMVGRYYEEFQINRKTGESNLTQLYLQEALGFIHQQSLSSKPFFLYWAPDSTHSPVYASQRFLGRSSRGRYGDAVMEIDDSVGQILSWLSTLGIEQNTFVFFTSDNGAAVMSGPNESGSNGPFLCGKETTFEGGMREPAVAWWPGHIPGASAGGGFLSDPPGCKRTVSFQLSSLMDLFSTSLSLAGVSPPNRTLDGLDLTPVLLNSHPNNTSLTDRPIFYYRGNQLMAVRLGPYKAHYWTWSNSLEEFESGINFCPGQEVPGVTTHVQKEHTMQPLIFHLGRDPGEKYPISVLSMEYQTVLRRIAPVVKQHLDSLVPAAPQLNMCDLAAMNWAPAGCEKLGKCLKGPESLPWKCEWPH is encoded by the exons ATGACTCGCGCTGCAATGGACACATTCATTAAAAGTTTCACTATAATTTCTTTCTTAACATATGGATGTGTGTCAGCGACCCCCGTAAAGGCCTCAACTCCAAACATTATCATTATGCTTATGGATGAC ATGGGCTGGGGGGATCTAGGGGTGTTCGGCCAACCCTCCAAAGAGACCCCGAACTTGGATAAGATGGCAGCTCAGGGAATGCTCTTCCCCAACTTCTATACAGCCAACCCACTCTGTTCCCCCT CTAGAGCCTCCCTTCTGACAGGACGACTGCCGGTCAGAAATGGATTCTACACCACGAATGGCAAAGCACGGAATG CCTACACCCCCCAGGAGATGGTTGGCGGGATCTCCAGCGATGAGATTCTTCTGCCCCGTCTACTGAAGAAGAAAGGCTATGTCAGCAAGATAGTTGGCAAGTG GCATCTAGGCCACAGGCCCAAGTTCCTGCCCCTGGAGCACGGCTTTGACCAGTGGTTTGGTGCCCCAAACTGCCACTTTGGCCCCTACAACAGCAGTAAGAGGCCCAACGTCCCCGTCTACAACAACTCTGAGATGGTCGGCAG ATATTATGAAGAGTTTCAAATCAATAGGAAGACAGGAGAGTCCAACCTCACCCAGCTCTACCTACAG GAAGCTCTCGGTTTCATCCACCAACAGTCCCTCAGCAGCAAGCCTTTCTTCCTGTACTGGGcccctgactccacccattccccCGTCTACGCCTCACAACGCTTCCTGGGGCGGAGTAGTCGGGGCCG GTATGGCGATGCGGTCATGGAGATAGATGATAGTGTTGGTCAGATCCTTTCATGGCTGTCTACTCTTGGCATCGAACAAAACACCTTTGTCTTCTTCACTTCAGACAATGGAGCAGCTGTGATGTCGGGCCCCAACGAAA GTGGCAGCAATGGCCCCTTCCTGTGTGGGAAGGAGACGACCTTTGAGGGGGGGATGCGGGAGCCAGCGGTGGCCTGGTGGCCGGGGCACATCCCTGGGGCATCG GCTGGGGGGGGTTTCCTCTCTGATCCTCCTGGCTGTAAACGTACG GTGAGTTTCCAGTTGTCCAGTCTGATGGACCTGTTCAGCACCAGTCTGTCCCTGGCTGGGGTCAGTCCTCCAAATAGGACCCTAGATGGACTGGACCTCACCCCGGTCCTGCTCAACTCACACCCAAACAACACTTCCCTCACTGACCG GCCGATATTTTATTACCGTGGAAATCAGCTGATGGCGGTGAGGCTCGGACCATACAAGGCTCACTATTGGACGTGGAGCAACTCACTGGAGGAGTTTGAGTCT ggTATCAACTTCTGCCCGGGCCAGGAGGTACCAGGAGTCACGACTCACGTCCAGAAGGAGCACACCATGCAGCCACTCATCTTCCATCTGGGGCGGGACCCTGGGGAGAAGTACCCAATCAG tgtgCTGTCCATGGAGTACCAGACTGTACTCAGAAGAATTGCTCCAGTTGTAAAACAGCATCTGGACTCTCTGGTTCCAGCTGCCCCTCAACTCAACATGTGTGACCTTGCTGCCATG AACTGGGCCCCTGCTGGGTGTGAGAAATTAGGAAAGTGCCTCAAAGGGCCGGAGTCCCTGCCCTGGAAGTGTGAGTGGCCCCACTAG
- the galns gene encoding N-acetylgalactosamine-6-sulfatase isoform X2: MTRAAMDTFIKSFTIISFLTYGCVSATPVKASTPNIIIMLMDDMGWGDLGVFGQPSKETPNLDKMAAQGMLFPNFYTANPLCSPSRASLLTGRLPVRNGFYTTNGKARNAYTPQEMVGGISSDEILLPRLLKKKGYVSKIVGKWHLGHRPKFLPLEHGFDQWFGAPNCHFGPYNSSKRPNVPVYNNSEMVGRYYEEFQINRKTGESNLTQLYLQEALGFIHQQSLSSKPFFLYWAPDSTHSPVYASQRFLGRSSRGRYGDAVMEIDDSVGQILSWLSTLGIEQNTFVFFTSDNGAAVMSGPNESGSNGPFLCGKETTFEGGMREPAVAWWPGHIPGASVSFQLSSLMDLFSTSLSLAGVSPPNRTLDGLDLTPVLLNSHPNNTSLTDRPIFYYRGNQLMAVRLGPYKAHYWTWSNSLEEFESGINFCPGQEVPGVTTHVQKEHTMQPLIFHLGRDPGEKYPISVLSMEYQTVLRRIAPVVKQHLDSLVPAAPQLNMCDLAAMNWAPAGCEKLGKCLKGPESLPWKCEWPH, from the exons ATGACTCGCGCTGCAATGGACACATTCATTAAAAGTTTCACTATAATTTCTTTCTTAACATATGGATGTGTGTCAGCGACCCCCGTAAAGGCCTCAACTCCAAACATTATCATTATGCTTATGGATGAC ATGGGCTGGGGGGATCTAGGGGTGTTCGGCCAACCCTCCAAAGAGACCCCGAACTTGGATAAGATGGCAGCTCAGGGAATGCTCTTCCCCAACTTCTATACAGCCAACCCACTCTGTTCCCCCT CTAGAGCCTCCCTTCTGACAGGACGACTGCCGGTCAGAAATGGATTCTACACCACGAATGGCAAAGCACGGAATG CCTACACCCCCCAGGAGATGGTTGGCGGGATCTCCAGCGATGAGATTCTTCTGCCCCGTCTACTGAAGAAGAAAGGCTATGTCAGCAAGATAGTTGGCAAGTG GCATCTAGGCCACAGGCCCAAGTTCCTGCCCCTGGAGCACGGCTTTGACCAGTGGTTTGGTGCCCCAAACTGCCACTTTGGCCCCTACAACAGCAGTAAGAGGCCCAACGTCCCCGTCTACAACAACTCTGAGATGGTCGGCAG ATATTATGAAGAGTTTCAAATCAATAGGAAGACAGGAGAGTCCAACCTCACCCAGCTCTACCTACAG GAAGCTCTCGGTTTCATCCACCAACAGTCCCTCAGCAGCAAGCCTTTCTTCCTGTACTGGGcccctgactccacccattccccCGTCTACGCCTCACAACGCTTCCTGGGGCGGAGTAGTCGGGGCCG GTATGGCGATGCGGTCATGGAGATAGATGATAGTGTTGGTCAGATCCTTTCATGGCTGTCTACTCTTGGCATCGAACAAAACACCTTTGTCTTCTTCACTTCAGACAATGGAGCAGCTGTGATGTCGGGCCCCAACGAAA GTGGCAGCAATGGCCCCTTCCTGTGTGGGAAGGAGACGACCTTTGAGGGGGGGATGCGGGAGCCAGCGGTGGCCTGGTGGCCGGGGCACATCCCTGGGGCATCG GTGAGTTTCCAGTTGTCCAGTCTGATGGACCTGTTCAGCACCAGTCTGTCCCTGGCTGGGGTCAGTCCTCCAAATAGGACCCTAGATGGACTGGACCTCACCCCGGTCCTGCTCAACTCACACCCAAACAACACTTCCCTCACTGACCG GCCGATATTTTATTACCGTGGAAATCAGCTGATGGCGGTGAGGCTCGGACCATACAAGGCTCACTATTGGACGTGGAGCAACTCACTGGAGGAGTTTGAGTCT ggTATCAACTTCTGCCCGGGCCAGGAGGTACCAGGAGTCACGACTCACGTCCAGAAGGAGCACACCATGCAGCCACTCATCTTCCATCTGGGGCGGGACCCTGGGGAGAAGTACCCAATCAG tgtgCTGTCCATGGAGTACCAGACTGTACTCAGAAGAATTGCTCCAGTTGTAAAACAGCATCTGGACTCTCTGGTTCCAGCTGCCCCTCAACTCAACATGTGTGACCTTGCTGCCATG AACTGGGCCCCTGCTGGGTGTGAGAAATTAGGAAAGTGCCTCAAAGGGCCGGAGTCCCTGCCCTGGAAGTGTGAGTGGCCCCACTAG
- the trappc2l gene encoding trafficking protein particle complex subunit 2-like protein — MAVCIAVIAKENYPLYIRSVPTQNELKFHYTVHTSLDVVEEKISAAGKAMADQRELYLGLLYPTEDYKVYGYVTNSKVKFVIVVDSSNTSLRDNEIRSMFRKLHNSFTDVMCNPFYNPGDPVQSKVFEGMVSGMMVQVS, encoded by the exons ATGGCGGTGTGCATAGCAGTGATCGCAAAGGAG AACTACCCGCTGTACATCCGGAGTGTCCCTACACAGAATGAGTTGAAGTTCCACTACACGGTCCACACCTCTTTGGACGTTGTGGAGGAGAAGATCTCAGCAGCAGGCAAGGCCATGGCTGACCAGAGAGAGCTGTACTTGGGGCTCCTTTACCCCACCGAAGACTACAAAGT ATATGGCTATGTGACTAACTCCAAGGTGAAGTTTGTCATCGTTGTCGACTCCTCCAATACATCATTACGGGACAATGAGATCCGAAGT atGTTCAGGAAACTACACAACTCCTTCACAGATGTGATGTGCAACCCTTTCTACAACCCTGGAGATCCCGTCCAGTCCAA GGTGTTTGAAGGCATGGTATCTGGAATGATGGTACAAGTCAGCTGA
- the pabpn1l gene encoding embryonic polyadenylate-binding protein 2 translates to MMMMENNDTFDYLDGVDGGGYFNEDPELAAIKARVLELEMEEEAERMREEEHCESAEMQLLSGSPQPGLFYNMTHEERIDADNRSVYVGNVDYGATADELEIHFNGCGPVNRVTILCDRFSGHPKGFAYIEFSDRDSVQSAIGLDETLFRGRVLKVMPKRTNMPGISTTDRGGPRGGGRSRGRGPRPPRYHNGFQGRFRYQSARPPHPVPHPYYGGPPAGKRLWGPPEYREQTSKRYPCLLLITPPSEEGGPGPSGHHYPQQR, encoded by the exons atgatgatgatggaaaACAACGACACGTTCGATTACCTGGATGGCGTGGATGGCGGAGGATATTTTAACGAGGACCCG GAGCTGGCAGCCATCAAGGCCCGGGTGCTGGAGCTGGAGATGGAAGAAGAGgctgagaggatgagagaggaggagcactgCGAGTCCGCAGAGATGCAGCTGCTTTCCGGCAGCCCCCAGCCCG GGCTCTTCTACAACATGACCCACGAGGAGAGGATCGACGCGGACAACCGGTCCGTCTACGTAGGAAAT GTGGACTATGGCGCAACAGCAGACGAGCTGGAGATCCACTTCAATGGCTGTGGGCCTGTCAATAGGGTCACCATACTATGCGACCGCTTCTCTGGACACCCAAAGGG CTTTGCCTACATCGAGTTCTCAGACAGAGATTCGGTGCAGAGCGCCATCGGTCTGGACGAGACTCTGTTCCGGGGCAGGGTGCTCAAG GTGATGCCCAAACGGACCAACATGCCAGGTATAAGCACCACAGACCGCGGCGGGCCCCGTGGTGGTGGTCGCTCCAGAGGAcgcgggccccgccccccgcgcTACCACAACGGCTTCCAGGGTCGCTTCCGCTACCAGTCGGCccggcccccccaccctgtGCCCCACCCTTACTATGGAGGCCCCCCCGCAGGGAAGCGGCTGTGGGGACCCCCGGAGTACCGTGAACAAACCTCCAAACGCTACCCTTGCCTCCTCCTTATCACCCCGCCATCGGAGGAGGGTGGCCCAGGGCCAAGCGGCCACCACTACCCCCAGCAGCGCTAG